The DNA window GCATCCCGCCCCCACACTGCCCCCAATCCTCGTCGCCACGACTGCCATGACCGCCGCACACCTCCACCTCGCCCTCAACCACATTCCCGTCCTCGGCACACTCCTCGGCACCGTCCTCCTTGCCTACGGGCTCTGGCAGAGACAAGAGCCCGTCCGGGACGTCAGTCTCGGCCTCCTCGTCGGGGTCGGGGCTGTCGCCGTAGCGGTGTACTGGACCGGCGAGCCCGCCGAGGAGATCGTCGAAGGCGTGGCGGGGGTCTCCCACGACGCGATCGAGGCGCACGAGGCGTGGGGCTGGTACGCCGTCCTCGCAAGCACCGGGACGGGCGTGGCCTCGCTCGGCGCCCTGCTGTACGGCCGGTCTCGACGCACACTCGCGCGGTGGGCCGCCCAACTTGTGCTCGTGCTCTCCCTGCTCACGACCGGCGTGATGGCCTACACCGCAAACCTGGGCGGGAAGGTGCACCACCCTGAGCTCCGTGCCGCCCCGACGACCGTGGGGACGCCCGACGGCCCGGGGGCGGACGTGCACGACGAGTGAGGCGCCGCCGCGCCGCCTCGACGAACGGCCCCCGCCGGACGACGGAATCGGGGGGATTCCACCACACGAGCGCCCGTCAGAGCTCCCCTAACACCCTTTCCCCTCGTACACAATCTTGCGGATTGCATCTGCATTTTCTCCTTTCACAACCACGTACAGTCCCGTGACCGATACAAACTCAGACCCTGTGTCCCGACGACAATTTCTTCGCTCGCTCGGCCTCGCCGGGGCCGTGGGCGCGAGTGGCACGCTCCTGGTGGCCTGCGGGGGCGGCTCCGACGGCTCCGGAAGTGGGGCCGACGGCACCGACAGCGAAAGCGCGACCGCGTCGGCGGACTGCTCCGACCTGTCGCGCCTCTCGGACGCCCAAAAACAGCGGCGCAAGCAGCAGGTGAATGCCCTGAACTACGTGAAAGCCTCCCCCAAACCAAACAAGAACTGCGCGAACTGCCAGCTCTACCAGCAGGAGAAGTATGGCTCGGGCTGTGGCGGATGCCAGCTCTTTCCCGGCCCCGTGGCGGGAGAAGGGTACTGCAGCTCCTGGGCCAAACAGAGCTAGGCCCGGCGCCCGCTCGGTTGCCCTTTCGGGGGGACGGCCCGCCCGCCCCCACCGCCATCACGAACCGGGGGCAGGGCCGTCCCCTGCGTTTCCGGCCCGTATACGGCACGGTTCCCCAGAACGCCGCTGTGGGGGCGCCGCGTGGGTCGGCACGACCGAACCACGGGGCTCGTACAACACGAGTGCATCTACAGGTCACCCACCGCACGCCCCGTCGATGAGTGACGCCCCCCATCTTTTGCTTGTCGAGGACGAGCCCGACGTCGCCTCGTTCGTGCAGCAGGGGCTCAACGAAGAGGGGTACGAGGTGAGCTGGGTCGAGGCCGGCCGGCGTGGGCTCGACTACGCCCGGCAGGGCGGCATCGACCTCGTGCTGCTGGACATCCGTCTCCCCGATCTGTCCGGGCTGGAGGTGTGCGAGCGCCTGCGCCTGCACCGCCCCGAGCTGCCGATCCTGATGCTCACCGCCCTCGACGCCGTGGAGGACCGGGTGCGGGGCCTCCGGGCCGGGGCGGACGACTACCTCCCCAAGCCGTTTGCCTTCGACGAGCTTCTGGCGCGCATCGAGGCCCTCCTGCGCCGCGTGGACCGGCCCTCGGAGCCGGGGCGGGTGGAGGACGGGCCGCTCGTGCTCGACCCGGCGGCCCGCACCTGCACCTTCGACGGCGAAGAAGTCGACCTTACGCCCACCGAGTTCGACCTGTTGGCCTTCCTCATGGCCCGCCACGGCCAGGCGTTGAGCCGCGACACGATCCACCAGGAGGTGTGGGGGCATGATTTCGATCGCGGGACGAACCTGATCGACGTGTACGTGAACTACGTCCGCCGCAAGCTCGACGAGGTTGGCTGCGAGGCGCCCATTGAAACCGTACGGGGCATCGGCTACCGGTACACCGCCTGCTCAGAGGCAGACGCCTCCGCCGACGACCGCTCCTCCCCCACCGATTCCGCGAGCTCGTGATGACGGCCTTCCCCTCCCGGCCCGGTTCCCCTGACGCACCGCCAGACGAACGCCCGTCCTTTCGGCGGCGCCTGCTGATGCGGATCGGCCCCGCGGTCGTGCTCGCCCTCGGCGTGCTGGCCGCCATCGCCTGGGGCGGGGCCTACCTGACCGTCCACCAGAGCGCGACCGACGCACTGGCGACGGAGGTGAATGAGATGCGCGCCGACGTGGGCGGTCAGGACACACTGGACCTGTCCCGGTACGCGTGGGACGAGGCCCACCACCGCCTGGCAGTCGACCGGGTCGACCCCATTTTCGTGCAGGTCTTCACGCCGGACGGCCGCCTCGTGCGCCGGTCGGCCAACATCGACTCGCTTCCCGTACGCGTTCCGGCCCGGCGCCGGCCGGTTCATGCGGAGGGGATCTGGCCCTCCCTCCATACCTTCACGCTGGGCGGCCGCTCGTTCTACTACCGCACCCGGCCCCTGCGGGCCTCCTCCGGCGGCCGACTGGGCTTCGTTCAGGTCGCCCGTCTCGTGCCCGAGCACCGCTCCCTGCTGTGGGGCTTCGGGGCGGCACTGGGCGGCCTCTGGCTGCTGCTGTCGGGCGGGCTGATGGGCCTCGTGGCCTGGGCCGCCGGGCGCGTGCTCCGCCCGCTCCGCTCCATCACCGAGGTGGCCCGGTCGGTGACCTCCGCGGAGCTAGAGGAGCGAGTCGACATCCCGCCCACCGCCGACCGCGAGACCGCGACGCTGGGCCGCGCCTTCAATGCCCTGCTCGACCGGATCGAGGAGCACGTGGCGGCCCTGCGGGGATTTACCGCCAACGCGGCCCACGAGCTGCAAACCCCCCTCACCGCCCTTCAGGGCCACGTCGAGCTGGCCCTGCGCCGCGAGCGCACCCCGGAGAGCTACCGCGAGACCCTTCGCCTCCTGGACCGCAAACTCGGGGGGCTGGTGCGGACGCTCCGCGCCCTGCTAACGCTGACCCGCCTCGATCGGGAGGGCGCCTTCGAGCGAAGCCTCGTGGACCTGTCCGCCCTCGCCGCCGACGAGGCGGATGCGGTGCAGCCCGCGGCCGACAAGAAAGGACTTGCCCTCACGGTCGACGCCGATGCGTCCGTCCGCGCCTCCGGGCAGCCAGCCCTGCTCCGGAAGGCGGTCCGGAATCTTCTCGACAACGCCGTCAAGTACACCCGCGAGGGAGGCGTCCGCGTCGATGTCGGGACGACCGCGGACGGGCAGGCGCGCCTCACCTGCACCGACACGGGGGTGGGCATGTCCGACGAGGAGTGCGCCACGGCGACGGAGCGCTTCTACCGG is part of the Salinibacter ruber DSM 13855 genome and encodes:
- a CDS encoding high-potential iron-sulfur protein; amino-acid sequence: MSRRQFLRSLGLAGAVGASGTLLVACGGGSDGSGSGADGTDSESATASADCSDLSRLSDAQKQRRKQQVNALNYVKASPKPNKNCANCQLYQQEKYGSGCGGCQLFPGPVAGEGYCSSWAKQS
- a CDS encoding response regulator transcription factor; its protein translation is MSDAPHLLLVEDEPDVASFVQQGLNEEGYEVSWVEAGRRGLDYARQGGIDLVLLDIRLPDLSGLEVCERLRLHRPELPILMLTALDAVEDRVRGLRAGADDYLPKPFAFDELLARIEALLRRVDRPSEPGRVEDGPLVLDPAARTCTFDGEEVDLTPTEFDLLAFLMARHGQALSRDTIHQEVWGHDFDRGTNLIDVYVNYVRRKLDEVGCEAPIETVRGIGYRYTACSEADASADDRSSPTDSASS
- a CDS encoding sensor histidine kinase produces the protein MTAFPSRPGSPDAPPDERPSFRRRLLMRIGPAVVLALGVLAAIAWGGAYLTVHQSATDALATEVNEMRADVGGQDTLDLSRYAWDEAHHRLAVDRVDPIFVQVFTPDGRLVRRSANIDSLPVRVPARRRPVHAEGIWPSLHTFTLGGRSFYYRTRPLRASSGGRLGFVQVARLVPEHRSLLWGFGAALGGLWLLLSGGLMGLVAWAAGRVLRPLRSITEVARSVTSAELEERVDIPPTADRETATLGRAFNALLDRIEEHVAALRGFTANAAHELQTPLTALQGHVELALRRERTPESYRETLRLLDRKLGGLVRTLRALLTLTRLDREGAFERSLVDLSALAADEADAVQPAADKKGLALTVDADASVRASGQPALLRKAVRNLLDNAVKYTREGGVRVDVGTTADGQARLTCTDTGVGMSDEECATATERFYRGTEAGRMAQGSGLGLSLIRRIVEEHDGELRLDSTPGEGTRVTIILPAPSSSVPSLEPEHKQVPDVA